In a single window of the Gossypium hirsutum isolate 1008001.06 chromosome A13, Gossypium_hirsutum_v2.1, whole genome shotgun sequence genome:
- the LOC107963349 gene encoding uncharacterized protein, with translation MSRGQRAPGKDAGQTEARQPALVYVSRRRENKDAPNFITSTFLIFNVPYIALIEISSTHSYVATVSENLGISVESTTSEVIVLSPLEQLVRPVRVSKIYREVPLEVQGAVFLADLVELPFGDFDLILCIDWLVKQRVILGCVTKRVVLRTEDDNVVVVIEKLVRKGCEAYLAYVNVFVFKDSFVRDIRTVRDFLNAFPEELPGLPPNREIEFGIELLPGTVPVFITTYHMAPKEFTEFKAQLQELLDL, from the exons ATGAGCCGAGGGCAGAGAGCACCAGGCAAAGATGCTGGTCAGACTGAAGCGAGGCAACCTGCGTTGGTTTATGTTTCTCGACGCCGAGAGAATAAAGATGCTCCAAATTTTATCACCAGCACGTTCTTAATTTTTAATGTACCTTATATTGCTCTGATAGAAATAAGTTCTacacactcctatgtagctaCTGTATCTGAAAACTTGGGGATTTCTGTTGAGAGCACTACTAGTGAGGTTATTGTACTGAGTCCATTGGAGCAGCTTGTTCGG CCTGTTCGGGTTAGTAAAATTTATAGGGAAGTTCCATTAGAGGTACAAGGGGCGGTATTTTTGGCAGATCTGGTGGAGCttccatttggggattttgactTGATCTTGTGTATCGATTGGTTGGTTAAGCAACGAGTTATTTTGGGCTGCGTTACTAAAAGGGTCGTTCTGAGAACTGAGGATGATAATGTGGTGGTTGTGATCG AGAAATTGGTTCGAAAAGGATGTGAGGCATATTTGGCTTATGTCAATGTTTTTGTTTTTAAGGACTCTTTTGTTAGGGATATTAGAACAGTGAGGGATTTTTTGAATGcctttcctgaggagttaccaggTTTACCTCCGAATCGAGAAATTGAGTTCGGAATTGAGCTTCTACCGGGTACAGTTCCGGTGTTTATCACTACATATcatatggcaccgaaggagtttaCAGAGTTTAAGGCTCAACTGCAAGAGCTTCTGGATTTGTGA